In Stenotrophomonas sp. 610A2, one DNA window encodes the following:
- a CDS encoding DUF4156 domain-containing protein, with protein sequence MRVLLLSALIASTAACTWVPIESSGKTVRVLPAGPVAPGCVTKGEIVVSVKSKVGFYNRNPLRVQEELETLARNEAPSAGANAVQASGQPADGSQRFAAFQCPPR encoded by the coding sequence ATGCGCGTCCTGCTTTTGTCCGCCCTGATCGCCAGCACCGCCGCCTGCACCTGGGTGCCGATTGAATCCAGCGGCAAGACCGTGCGCGTATTGCCAGCAGGTCCGGTTGCGCCGGGCTGCGTGACCAAGGGCGAGATCGTTGTCTCGGTAAAGAGCAAGGTCGGCTTCTATAACCGCAACCCGCTGCGCGTGCAGGAAGAACTGGAAACCCTGGCTCGTAACGAGGCCCCCAGCGCCGGTGCCAATGCCGTACAGGCCAGCGGCCAGCCTGCCGATGGCAGCCAGCGTTTCGCCGCCTTCCAGTGCCCGCCGCGCTGA
- a CDS encoding 3-oxoacyl-ACP synthase III — protein sequence MPFQNVSIAGLAHIDAPHTLTSKEINERLQPTLERLGIRADVLGDIAGIHARRLWDQGTQASDAATMAGRKALEDAGITADKVGLLVNTSVSRDYLEPSTASIVSGNLGIGEDCVTFDIANACLAFINGMDVAARMLERGDIDYALIVDGETSNLVYEKTLERMMSPDITAQQLRDEVAALTTGSGAAAMVMARSELVPDAPRYKGGVTRAANQWNKLCVGNLDRMVTDTRMLLIEGIKLATKTFEATRVALGWAVDEIDQFVIHQVSQPHTNAFIKAFGIDPKKVMTIFGEHGNIGPASVPIVLSKLRQLGKLKKGDRVALMGIGSGLNCTMAEVVW from the coding sequence ATGCCTTTTCAAAATGTCTCGATCGCGGGACTGGCGCACATTGATGCGCCGCATACGCTGACCTCAAAGGAAATCAACGAGCGGCTCCAGCCCACGCTGGAACGCCTGGGCATTCGTGCCGACGTGCTTGGCGATATCGCCGGCATCCATGCGCGCCGCCTTTGGGACCAGGGTACGCAGGCCTCGGACGCCGCCACCATGGCCGGCCGCAAGGCACTGGAAGACGCCGGCATCACCGCCGACAAGGTGGGCCTGCTGGTCAACACCTCCGTCAGCCGTGACTATCTGGAACCGTCCACCGCTTCGATCGTGTCCGGCAACCTGGGCATCGGCGAAGACTGCGTCACCTTCGACATCGCCAACGCCTGCCTTGCCTTCATCAATGGCATGGACGTGGCTGCGCGCATGCTGGAGCGTGGCGATATCGACTACGCGTTGATCGTCGACGGCGAAACCTCCAACCTGGTCTATGAAAAGACCCTGGAACGCATGATGTCCCCGGACATCACCGCCCAGCAGCTGCGCGACGAAGTCGCCGCGCTGACCACCGGTTCGGGTGCGGCAGCGATGGTGATGGCGCGTTCGGAGCTGGTGCCTGACGCCCCGCGCTACAAGGGCGGTGTGACCCGTGCGGCCAACCAGTGGAACAAGCTGTGCGTGGGCAACCTGGACCGAATGGTCACCGACACCCGCATGTTGCTGATCGAAGGCATCAAGCTGGCCACCAAGACCTTTGAAGCCACGCGCGTCGCGCTGGGCTGGGCGGTGGACGAGATCGACCAGTTCGTGATCCACCAGGTCAGCCAGCCGCATACCAATGCCTTCATCAAGGCCTTCGGCATCGACCCGAAGAAGGTGATGACCATCTTTGGCGAGCACGGCAACATCGGCCCGGCTTCGGTACCGATCGTGCTGAGCAAGCTGCGTCAGCTGGGCAAGCTCAAGAAGGGCGACCGCGTCGCGCTGATGGGCATTGGCTCGGGCTTGAACTGCACGATGGCCGAGGTGGTCTGGTAA
- a CDS encoding alpha/beta fold hydrolase — protein sequence MNKLPGYPSKTHRFEVRPGLSMNYIDEGPRDGEVVVMLHGNPSWSYLWRHLVNGLSDKYRCIVPDHIGMGLSDKPDDSRYEYTLQSRVDDLDALLKHLGITGPVTLAVHDWGGMIGFGWALSHHEQVKRLVITNTASFPLPPEKPMPWQIAMGRHWKPGEWFIRTFNAFSSGASWLGVSRRMPADVRRAYVSPYNTWANRISTIRFMQDIPLSPADKAWSLLERAAAALPSFADRPAYIAWGLRDICFDHHFLAGFRKALPQAEVTEFEDANHYVLEDKHEVIVPAVRAFLERNPLG from the coding sequence ATGAACAAACTCCCCGGTTACCCCAGCAAGACCCACCGCTTCGAAGTCCGCCCCGGCTTGTCGATGAACTACATCGATGAAGGCCCGCGCGATGGCGAGGTGGTGGTGATGCTGCACGGCAACCCGTCGTGGAGCTACCTGTGGCGTCACCTGGTCAACGGCCTCAGCGACAAGTACCGCTGCATCGTGCCGGACCATATCGGCATGGGCCTGTCCGACAAGCCCGATGACAGCCGCTACGAATACACCTTGCAGTCGCGTGTGGATGATCTGGACGCGCTGCTCAAGCACCTGGGCATCACCGGCCCGGTGACGCTGGCCGTGCACGACTGGGGCGGCATGATCGGCTTCGGCTGGGCGTTGTCGCACCACGAGCAGGTCAAGCGCCTGGTAATCACCAACACGGCCTCGTTCCCGCTGCCGCCGGAAAAGCCGATGCCGTGGCAGATCGCCATGGGCCGGCACTGGAAGCCGGGCGAATGGTTCATCCGCACCTTCAATGCATTTTCGTCCGGCGCCTCGTGGCTGGGCGTGAGCCGGCGCATGCCGGCCGATGTGCGCCGCGCCTATGTGTCGCCGTACAACACCTGGGCCAACCGCATTTCCACCATCCGTTTCATGCAGGACATCCCGCTGTCGCCGGCCGACAAGGCCTGGTCGCTGCTGGAGCGCGCGGCGGCGGCGTTGCCGTCGTTCGCCGATCGCCCGGCGTACATCGCCTGGGGCCTGCGCGACATCTGCTTCGACCATCACTTCCTGGCGGGCTTCCGCAAGGCGCTGCCGCAGGCGGAAGTGACCGAGTTCGAAGATGCCAACCACTATGTGCTGGAAGACAAGCACGAAGTGATCGTGCCGGCGGTAAGAGCCTTCCTGGAGCGCAACCCGCTGGGGTGA
- a CDS encoding phospholipase D-like domain-containing protein yields the protein MDFDSLDRQLRDSAQDLSLSNEERYALRELGAELAPDRLRFLRNRAFDIAREQVAANPAEALQMLKWVEQVVRTLDVNAGPVETLTSTYFSPGDACMQRLRALCASAKQTLDICVFTISDDRLSGVILDAHKRGVTVRIISDNDKVYDDGNDIRRLNESGIPVRVDHSEYHMHHKFALFDGKQLANGSFNWTRTATEHNDENLVVSNDRNLVRSFAQQFEVLWGRYKAL from the coding sequence ATGGATTTCGACAGCCTGGACCGTCAGCTGCGTGACAGCGCGCAGGACCTCAGCTTGAGCAATGAGGAGCGCTACGCACTGCGCGAGCTCGGTGCGGAGCTTGCGCCCGACCGCCTGCGCTTCCTGCGCAACCGCGCCTTCGACATCGCCCGTGAGCAGGTTGCAGCCAATCCGGCCGAAGCGTTGCAGATGCTGAAGTGGGTTGAACAGGTAGTGCGCACATTGGACGTCAATGCTGGCCCGGTCGAAACCCTGACCAGCACCTATTTCTCGCCGGGTGATGCCTGCATGCAGCGCCTGCGCGCGCTGTGCGCCAGTGCCAAACAGACGCTGGATATCTGCGTGTTCACCATCTCCGATGACCGCCTCAGCGGTGTCATCCTGGATGCGCACAAACGCGGCGTGACGGTGCGCATCATCAGCGACAACGACAAGGTCTACGACGACGGCAACGACATCCGCCGTTTGAATGAGAGCGGCATTCCAGTGCGCGTGGACCACAGCGAATACCACATGCACCACAAGTTCGCGTTGTTCGATGGCAAGCAGCTGGCCAACGGCAGCTTCAACTGGACGCGTACCGCTACCGAGCACAACGATGAGAATCTGGTGGTCAGTAATGACCGCAACCTGGTGCGCAGCTTCGCGCAGCAGTTCGAGGTGTTGTGGGGGCGTTACAAGGCGCTTTGA
- a CDS encoding YkgJ family cysteine cluster protein yields the protein MPHPCLTCGACCTQYRVAFHWMESDEVTEGGVPHQLTQRLDPHRLCMQGTYSDPIRCVALDSEIGVYSRCTIHPNRPSVCREVDASWEYGKASSQCDRARIAHGMPALTLADWRWRDDADNDGDDHPDDNGNSPSSPPNTPIAA from the coding sequence ATGCCCCATCCCTGCCTGACCTGCGGTGCCTGCTGCACCCAATACCGCGTTGCCTTCCATTGGATGGAATCGGACGAAGTCACCGAAGGCGGCGTGCCCCACCAGCTGACCCAGCGCCTGGACCCGCACCGGCTGTGCATGCAGGGCACCTACTCGGACCCGATCCGCTGCGTGGCCCTGGACTCGGAGATCGGCGTGTACTCCCGCTGCACCATCCACCCGAACCGGCCCAGCGTGTGCCGCGAGGTGGACGCCTCCTGGGAATACGGCAAGGCCAGCTCGCAGTGTGACCGCGCGCGCATCGCCCACGGCATGCCGGCATTGACCCTGGCCGATTGGCGCTGGCGCGACGATGCCGACAACGATGGCGATGATCATCCGGACGACAACGGCAACAGCCCGTCCTCGCCACCGAATACGCCGATTGCAGCTTGA
- the oleC gene encoding olefin beta-lactone synthetase — MNETCNIAARLPELARERPNQIAIRCPGKPAANGMAAYDVTLDYRTLDARSDAIAAGLAANGIGRGVRAVVMVRPGPEFFLLMFALFKIGAVPVLVDPGIDKRALKQCLDEAQPQAFIGIPLAQFARVLLGWAKAARVKVTVGRRWGWGGVTLAKIEADGAGAGSQLAATAPDDVAAILFTSGSTGVPKGVVYRHRHFVGQVELLRNAFGMQPGGIDLPTFPPFALFDPALGLTSVIPDMDPTRPGSADPRKLHDAIARFGVTQLFGSPALMRVLAEHGQPLPTVTRATSAGAPVPPEIVSKIRSLMPKDGQFWTPYGATECLPVAVIEGRELVDTREATEAGAGTCVGRVVAPNVVRIIAITDEPIADWNGVRELPAGEVGEITVVGPTTTDSYFNRPQATAAAKIREVLADGGERIVHRMGDVGWFDAEGRLWFCGRKTHRVETATGPLYTEQVEPVFNTVAGVRRTALVGVGALGQQVPVLCYEPLPDQHSGEIEKQLRIMALRHPGFAGIEYFLRHSSFPVDIRHNAKIGREKLAVWAQAQLG, encoded by the coding sequence ATGAACGAAACCTGCAATATCGCCGCGCGCCTGCCCGAGCTGGCGCGTGAACGGCCCAACCAGATCGCCATCCGCTGCCCCGGCAAGCCCGCCGCCAACGGCATGGCCGCCTACGACGTGACCCTGGATTACCGCACGCTGGATGCCCGCAGCGACGCCATTGCCGCCGGTTTGGCGGCCAACGGCATCGGCCGCGGGGTGCGCGCGGTGGTGATGGTGCGGCCGGGGCCGGAGTTCTTCCTGCTGATGTTCGCCCTGTTCAAGATCGGCGCGGTTCCGGTGCTGGTCGACCCGGGCATTGATAAGCGCGCGCTGAAGCAGTGCCTGGACGAAGCCCAGCCGCAGGCCTTCATCGGCATCCCCCTGGCGCAGTTTGCGCGGGTTCTGCTGGGCTGGGCCAAGGCGGCCAGGGTCAAGGTCACCGTCGGCCGGCGTTGGGGCTGGGGTGGCGTCACCCTGGCCAAGATCGAGGCTGATGGCGCTGGCGCGGGCAGCCAGTTGGCTGCGACCGCGCCGGACGACGTAGCCGCGATCCTGTTCACCAGCGGCTCCACCGGCGTGCCCAAGGGTGTGGTCTATCGCCACCGCCATTTCGTCGGCCAGGTGGAACTGCTGCGCAATGCCTTCGGCATGCAGCCCGGCGGCATCGACCTGCCGACCTTCCCGCCGTTCGCGCTGTTCGACCCGGCGCTGGGCCTGACCTCGGTGATTCCGGACATGGACCCGACCCGGCCGGGTAGCGCTGATCCGCGCAAGCTGCACGACGCGATCGCCCGTTTCGGCGTGACCCAGCTGTTTGGTTCGCCGGCCCTGATGCGGGTGCTGGCCGAACACGGCCAGCCGCTGCCAACGGTGACCCGCGCCACCTCGGCGGGCGCGCCAGTGCCGCCGGAGATCGTGTCCAAGATCCGTTCGCTGATGCCGAAGGACGGCCAGTTCTGGACGCCGTATGGCGCCACAGAATGCCTGCCGGTAGCGGTGATTGAAGGCCGCGAACTGGTGGATACGCGTGAGGCTACCGAGGCTGGCGCGGGCACCTGTGTGGGGCGTGTGGTCGCGCCGAATGTCGTGCGCATCATTGCCATCACCGACGAACCCATCGCTGACTGGAACGGCGTGCGTGAGCTGCCGGCCGGGGAGGTGGGTGAGATCACGGTGGTTGGTCCGACAACCACCGACAGCTATTTCAACCGACCACAGGCAACGGCCGCGGCCAAGATCCGCGAAGTGCTGGCCGATGGCGGCGAGCGCATCGTGCACCGCATGGGCGATGTGGGTTGGTTCGATGCCGAAGGGCGGCTGTGGTTCTGCGGGCGCAAGACGCATCGGGTCGAGACGGCGACAGGGCCGCTGTATACCGAGCAGGTGGAGCCGGTATTCAACACCGTAGCTGGTGTGCGGCGCACGGCCTTGGTGGGTGTTGGTGCCTTGGGCCAGCAGGTACCGGTGCTGTGTTACGAGCCGCTGCCGGATCAGCATTCCGGTGAGATCGAAAAGCAATTGAGGATCATGGCATTACGTCATCCGGGTTTTGCCGGCATTGAGTACTTCCTGCGCCATTCGAGCTTTCCCGTGGATATTCGCCACAACGCCAAGATCGGGCGCGAGAAGCTGGCGGTGTGGGCGCAGGCGCAGTTGGGGTGA
- the oleD gene encoding 2-alkyl-3-oxoalkanoate reductase — MKILVTGGGGFLGQALCRGLVERGHQVLSFNRGHYPSLQEIGVGQIRGDLADANAVHHAAAGVDAIFHNAAKAGAWGSYDSYFQANVVGTRNVLAACKAHDIRRLVYTSTPSVTHRATHPVEGLGADEVPYGEDFQAPYAATKTIAEQEVLAANGADLATIALRPRLIWGPGDNQLVPRLAERARAGRLRFVGDGTNKVDTTFIDNAAQAHFDAFDHLVVGAACAGKAYFISNGEPLPMRELLNRLLAAVGAPGVEKSISFKTAYRIGSVCEKLWPLLRLSGEPPMTRFLAEQLCTPHWYSMEPARRDFGYEPKVSIEEGLRRLAAAS; from the coding sequence ATGAAGATTCTGGTTACCGGTGGTGGTGGTTTTCTCGGTCAGGCCCTGTGCCGCGGCCTGGTCGAACGCGGCCATCAGGTGCTGAGCTTCAATCGCGGGCATTACCCGTCCCTGCAGGAGATTGGCGTTGGCCAGATCCGTGGCGACCTGGCCGATGCGAACGCTGTGCATCACGCCGCCGCCGGCGTCGATGCCATCTTCCACAACGCCGCGAAGGCTGGCGCTTGGGGCAGTTACGACAGCTACTTCCAGGCCAATGTGGTCGGCACCCGCAATGTGCTTGCCGCCTGCAAGGCGCATGACATCCGCCGCTTGGTCTACACCTCAACACCCAGCGTCACCCATCGCGCTACCCATCCGGTCGAAGGCCTGGGTGCGGATGAAGTGCCCTACGGTGAGGATTTCCAGGCGCCGTATGCCGCCACCAAGACCATCGCCGAGCAGGAAGTGCTGGCTGCCAATGGCGCCGATCTGGCAACCATTGCGTTGCGCCCGCGCTTGATCTGGGGCCCGGGCGACAATCAGCTGGTGCCGCGGCTGGCCGAACGCGCGCGCGCCGGTCGTCTGCGTTTTGTCGGCGATGGCACGAACAAGGTCGATACCACCTTCATCGACAACGCCGCGCAGGCGCACTTCGATGCCTTCGATCATCTGGTGGTTGGTGCGGCCTGCGCTGGCAAGGCCTACTTCATTTCCAACGGCGAGCCGCTGCCGATGCGCGAACTGCTCAACCGCCTGCTTGCAGCGGTGGGCGCGCCTGGCGTGGAGAAGTCGATCTCGTTCAAGACCGCGTACCGCATCGGCTCGGTCTGCGAAAAGCTGTGGCCGCTGCTGCGCTTGTCCGGCGAGCCGCCGATGACGCGCTTCCTTGCCGAGCAGCTGTGCACGCCGCATTGGTATTCGATGGAGCCAGCACGCCGCGATTTCGGTTACGAGCCCAAGGTTTCGATCGAGGAAGGCTTGCGCCGGTTGGCGGCGGCTTCCTGA
- a CDS encoding DUF1328 domain-containing protein: protein MLHYAVVFFVIAIIAAVLGFSGIAGAASNIAWILFVVFLILAVVSMFRKKG from the coding sequence ATGCTGCATTACGCCGTCGTTTTCTTCGTCATCGCCATCATTGCTGCCGTACTCGGCTTCAGTGGCATTGCCGGTGCGGCCAGCAATATCGCGTGGATCCTGTTTGTCGTCTTCCTGATCCTTGCGGTGGTGTCGATGTTCCGCAAGAAAGGCTGA
- the ddlA gene encoding D-alanine--D-alanine ligase, translating into MGKTRVGIIFGGRSAEHEVSLQSAKNIFDALDKERFDVSLIGVDKQGLWHLCDAAGFLLNADDPKRIALDTSGPVLSVLPGAERGQLLAADGRAVPQLDVVFPIVHGTLGEDGTLQGLLRTLNLPFAGPGVLGAAAAMDKDMAKRLLRDAGLAVAPFACFNHVTAARADYDALVAQLGLPLFVKPANQGSSVGVSKVRNAEEFATAMALALSFDHKVLVESAIVGREIECAVLGNDVPEASVCGEVVVHDDFYAYDTKYISASGAETVIPADIAADAQQRIREIAVRAYQALDCIGMARVDVFLTEAGDVVINELNTLPGFTKISMYPKLWGASGLGYTALITRLIELALERHAADKNLRSSISTSA; encoded by the coding sequence ATGGGCAAGACCCGGGTTGGCATCATCTTCGGCGGTCGTTCGGCCGAGCACGAGGTCTCGCTGCAATCGGCGAAGAACATCTTCGATGCGCTGGACAAGGAACGTTTCGACGTCAGCCTGATCGGCGTGGACAAGCAGGGCCTGTGGCATCTGTGCGATGCGGCCGGCTTCCTGCTCAATGCCGATGATCCCAAGCGCATCGCGCTGGATACCTCCGGCCCGGTGCTGTCGGTACTGCCCGGCGCCGAGCGCGGCCAGTTGCTGGCCGCCGATGGCCGCGCCGTCCCGCAGTTGGACGTGGTATTCCCGATCGTGCACGGCACCCTCGGCGAAGACGGCACCCTGCAGGGCCTGCTGCGCACCTTGAACCTGCCCTTCGCTGGCCCCGGCGTGCTTGGCGCAGCCGCGGCAATGGACAAGGACATGGCCAAGCGCCTGCTGCGCGATGCCGGCCTGGCGGTGGCGCCATTTGCCTGTTTCAACCATGTCACTGCTGCACGCGCTGACTACGATGCGCTGGTCGCGCAGCTTGGCCTGCCGCTGTTCGTCAAGCCGGCCAACCAGGGTTCCTCGGTCGGCGTGAGCAAGGTGCGCAATGCCGAGGAGTTCGCCACCGCGATGGCATTGGCGCTGTCGTTCGACCACAAGGTGCTGGTGGAATCGGCGATTGTCGGCCGCGAGATCGAATGCGCAGTGCTGGGCAATGACGTGCCCGAAGCCAGCGTCTGCGGCGAAGTGGTGGTGCATGACGACTTCTACGCCTATGACACCAAGTACATCAGCGCCAGCGGCGCGGAGACGGTGATCCCCGCCGATATCGCTGCCGATGCCCAGCAGCGCATCCGCGAGATCGCCGTGCGCGCCTACCAGGCGCTGGACTGCATCGGCATGGCGCGCGTGGACGTGTTCCTCACCGAGGCCGGCGACGTCGTCATCAACGAACTGAACACCCTGCCCGGCTTCACCAAGATCAGCATGTATCCCAAGCTGTGGGGCGCAAGCGGACTGGGCTATACCGCGCTGATCACCCGCCTGATCGAGCTGGCGCTTGAGCGTCACGCTGCGGACAAGAACCTGCGCAGCTCGATCAGCACTTCGGCCTGA
- a CDS encoding ubiquinone biosynthesis accessory factor UbiJ has translation MPASPLKMIKPLAGRALEVALNRALALDPDTRTALASLDGQRIALTLESPSLAMQIGVAGERLTVGPVDPALEPDLAVRSTLGGVLAQLPFLANARRGNSAPAGRVKVSGDAERARRLQQLATRFDPDWQQPFVKAFGEILGVQIAQTLRAALLQARRSAKDLAETAAEYVTEESRDVVARAELDAFHDDVDVIRDDVERMAARIARLRQRAGGAA, from the coding sequence ATGCCTGCATCCCCCCTCAAAATGATCAAGCCGCTGGCCGGCCGTGCGCTGGAAGTGGCCTTGAACCGCGCGCTGGCGCTGGACCCGGATACCCGCACCGCGCTGGCCTCGCTGGATGGCCAACGCATCGCCCTGACCCTGGAATCGCCGTCGCTGGCGATGCAGATCGGGGTTGCCGGTGAACGCCTGACCGTGGGCCCGGTCGATCCGGCGCTGGAGCCGGACCTAGCCGTGCGCAGCACGCTGGGCGGGGTGCTGGCGCAGCTACCCTTCCTGGCCAATGCACGGCGCGGCAACAGCGCGCCTGCTGGTCGGGTCAAGGTCTCCGGCGATGCCGAGCGGGCGCGCCGCCTGCAGCAGCTGGCTACCCGTTTTGATCCGGATTGGCAGCAGCCTTTTGTCAAAGCCTTTGGCGAGATCCTCGGCGTGCAGATCGCGCAGACCCTGCGTGCAGCCCTGCTGCAGGCCAGGCGCAGCGCCAAGGACCTGGCCGAGACCGCCGCCGAATACGTTACCGAGGAGTCGCGTGATGTCGTTGCCCGTGCCGAGCTGGATGCCTTCCATGATGATGTGGACGTGATCCGCGATGACGTCGAACGCATGGCCGCGCGCATCGCGCGCCTGCGTCAGCGCGCCGGGGGTGCCGCATGA
- the ubiB gene encoding ubiquinone biosynthesis regulatory protein kinase UbiB, with the protein MKATRAMFRASRIGRVILRYRLDDLLDGTPVERWLGIAKPFVPRASADIASQSRGARLRLALQELGPIFVKFGQILSTRRDLVPPDVAAELTLLQDRVKPFDGERALQIVEQALGLPITEAFASFDTTPLASASIAQVHAATLDDGRQVVVKVLRPDIEKQIAGDIALLKSLAALVERTHPRADKIRPREVVAEIETTLAAELDLQREGANASVLRRFWENSDDLYVPEVIWSHTAERALTLERVWGIPSDDIVALDKAGIDRKALAAKGVRVFYTQVFRDNFFHADAHAGNIWVDIDPARRDNPRFIALDFGIMGQLSEEDQFYLAENFMAIFNRDYRRIAELHLQAQWMPNTVRIDELEAAVRAVCEPYFTRPLSQISLAEVLMKLFRTAQRYQLTLQPQLILLQKTLLNIEGVGRQLDPNLDIWEVAKPVLERILRERYSPRRALKELRKRLPEIMTQAPDMPALLHSWLRQQVEGKHELAMRSQDIVNLEGTLQRMQRRVVTAVAGVGLMVVSALLYGLQAGGPQFASVPLWSWVTGAVGAIAVASAWLRR; encoded by the coding sequence ATGAAGGCGACCCGCGCCATGTTCCGCGCCAGCCGTATCGGCCGGGTGATCCTGCGCTACCGGCTGGATGACCTGCTCGACGGCACCCCGGTTGAACGTTGGCTCGGCATCGCCAAGCCGTTCGTGCCGCGCGCCAGCGCCGATATCGCCTCGCAGTCGCGCGGTGCGCGCCTGCGCCTGGCGCTGCAGGAGCTGGGCCCGATCTTCGTCAAGTTCGGCCAGATCCTGTCCACCCGCCGCGATCTGGTGCCGCCGGATGTCGCCGCCGAGCTGACCCTGCTGCAGGACCGGGTCAAGCCCTTCGACGGCGAACGCGCGCTGCAGATCGTCGAGCAGGCGCTGGGCCTGCCGATCACCGAAGCCTTCGCCAGCTTCGACACCACGCCGCTGGCCTCGGCCTCGATCGCGCAGGTACACGCGGCAACGCTGGACGACGGCCGCCAGGTCGTGGTCAAGGTGTTGCGCCCGGATATCGAGAAGCAGATCGCCGGTGACATCGCCCTGCTCAAGTCGCTGGCCGCGTTGGTCGAACGCACCCATCCGCGTGCCGACAAGATCCGCCCGCGCGAAGTGGTAGCCGAGATCGAAACCACCTTGGCCGCCGAGTTGGACCTGCAGCGCGAAGGCGCCAACGCCAGCGTGCTGCGCCGCTTCTGGGAAAACTCGGACGACCTGTACGTTCCGGAAGTGATCTGGAGCCACACCGCCGAGCGCGCGCTGACGTTGGAGCGGGTCTGGGGCATTCCCTCCGACGACATCGTCGCGTTGGACAAGGCCGGCATCGACCGCAAGGCGCTGGCCGCCAAGGGCGTGCGCGTGTTCTACACGCAGGTGTTCCGCGACAACTTCTTCCATGCCGACGCGCACGCCGGCAACATCTGGGTCGATATCGATCCGGCGCGCCGCGACAACCCGCGCTTCATCGCGCTGGACTTCGGCATCATGGGCCAGCTGTCGGAAGAGGATCAGTTCTACCTCGCCGAAAACTTCATGGCCATCTTCAACCGTGATTACCGCCGCATCGCCGAGCTGCACCTGCAGGCGCAGTGGATGCCGAACACGGTGCGCATCGATGAGCTGGAAGCCGCCGTGCGCGCGGTCTGCGAGCCGTACTTCACCCGGCCGCTGTCGCAGATTTCGCTGGCCGAAGTGCTGATGAAGCTGTTCCGCACCGCCCAGCGTTACCAGCTGACCCTGCAGCCGCAGCTGATCCTGCTGCAGAAGACGCTGCTGAACATCGAAGGTGTGGGTCGCCAGCTCGACCCCAACCTGGACATCTGGGAAGTGGCCAAGCCGGTGCTGGAACGCATCCTGCGCGAGCGTTACAGCCCGCGCCGTGCGCTGAAGGAACTGCGCAAGCGCCTGCCAGAAATCATGACCCAGGCCCCGGACATGCCGGCCCTGCTGCACAGCTGGCTGCGCCAGCAGGTGGAAGGCAAGCATGAGCTGGCGATGCGCTCGCAGGACATCGTCAACCTCGAAGGCACCTTGCAGCGCATGCAGCGTCGTGTGGTTACTGCCGTTGCCGGTGTCGGTTTGATGGTGGTGTCGGCGCTGCTGTATGGCCTGCAAGCGGGCGGCCCGCAGTTCGCCTCGGTGCCGCTGTGGTCGTGGGTGACAGGCGCGGTCGGTGCGATTGCCGTGGCTTCGGCGTGGTTGCGTCGATGA
- a CDS encoding pseudouridine synthase, which yields MSDVVDEAVEAPVVFEPLPLLYEDQWLAVVNKPAGLMVHDSKLARGEDDFLADRLREQLGKPIFLVHRLDRATSGCLLLAFDRESASTLGKTLMGGEVEKDYLAVCRGWPAEDAFTVDHDLDGGPGKPVKKQAITHFQKLLEGELPIPSTGFPTSRYALLRCQPQTGRFRQIRRHLKHMFHHMIGDTSHGDGRHNRTFRMQGVHRMLLHAERLAFPHPQDGRRIEVRAPLDREFQKAMDLFGWKLPD from the coding sequence ATGAGTGATGTTGTCGATGAAGCAGTAGAGGCGCCGGTTGTTTTTGAACCGCTGCCGCTGCTGTACGAAGACCAGTGGCTGGCGGTGGTCAACAAGCCTGCGGGTTTGATGGTCCACGACAGCAAGCTGGCGCGCGGCGAGGATGATTTCCTTGCTGACCGCCTGCGCGAGCAGCTGGGCAAGCCGATTTTCCTCGTGCACCGGCTTGATCGCGCAACCAGTGGCTGCCTGCTGCTGGCCTTTGATCGCGAAAGTGCCAGCACTCTGGGCAAGACGCTGATGGGCGGCGAGGTGGAGAAGGATTACCTGGCGGTGTGTCGCGGCTGGCCGGCCGAAGATGCCTTCACCGTCGATCACGACCTGGACGGCGGCCCCGGCAAGCCGGTAAAGAAGCAGGCCATCACCCATTTCCAGAAACTGCTGGAGGGCGAGTTGCCGATTCCGTCGACGGGCTTCCCGACCTCGCGTTACGCGCTGCTGCGTTGCCAGCCGCAGACTGGGCGTTTCCGGCAGATCCGCCGGCACCTCAAGCACATGTTCCACCACATGATCGGCGACACCAGCCACGGCGACGGACGGCACAACCGCACGTTCCGCATGCAGGGCGTACACCGCATGTTGCTGCACGCAGAACGCCTGGCCTTCCCGCACCCGCAGGACGGCCGCCGCATCGAAGTGCGCGCACCACTGGACCGCGAGTTCCAGAAAGCGATGGACCTGTTTGGTTGGAAGCTACCGGACTGA